Proteins from one Triticum aestivum cultivar Chinese Spring chromosome 7A, IWGSC CS RefSeq v2.1, whole genome shotgun sequence genomic window:
- the LOC123150605 gene encoding mitogen-activated protein kinase kinase 5 → MRPAGGSLPAQPGTPGRPRRRPDLTLPMPQRPDVSSSLAVPLPLPPPTAAPPTGAGPAQPLVAPPAAAPPPPPLHELERVRRVGSGAGGTVWMVRHRATGRCYALKVLYGNHDDAVRRQIAREIAILRTAEHPAVVRCHGMYERGGELQILLEYMDGGSLDGRRIADEPFLAHVARQVLSGIAYLHRRHIVHRDIKPSNLLIDSARRVKIADFGVGRILNQTMDPCNSSVGTIAYMSPERINTDINDGAYDGYAGDIWSFGLSILEFYLGRFPFGENLGRQGDWAALMVAICYSDPPEPSPATASPEFRGFIACCLQKNPANRLSAAQLLQHPFVALPQPQPLAAPPSS, encoded by the coding sequence ATGCGTCCGGCCGGCGGCAGCCTCCCGGCCCAGCCGGGCACGCcgggccgcccgcgccgccgcccggatctCACCCTCCCGATGCCGCAGCGCCCGGAcgtctcctcctcgctcgccgtCCCGCTCCCGCTCCCGCCCCCGACCGCCGCTCCCCCCACCGGCGCCGGCCCCGCCCAGCCGCTCGTGGCGCCGCCCGCggccgccccgcccccgcccccgctccACGAGCTGGAGCGCGTGCGCCGGGTCGGCAGCGGCGCGGGCGGCACCGTGTGGATGGTGCGGCACCGCGCCACGGGCCGCTGCTACGCGCTCAAGGTGCTCTACGGGAACCACGACGACGCGGTGCGGCGCCAGATCGCGCGGGAGATCGCCATCCTGCGCACCGCCGAGCACCCGGCCGTCGTGCGCTGCCACGGCATGTACGAGCGCGGCGGCGAGCTGCAGATCCTGCTCGAGTACATGGACGGCGGCTCCCTCGACGGCCGCCGCATCGCCGACGAGCCCTTCCTGGCGCACGTGGCGCGCCAGGTGCTCTCCGGCATCGCGTACCTCCACCGCCGCCACATCGTGCACCGCGACATCAAGCCCTCCAACCTGCTCATCGACTCGGCGCGCCGCGTCAAGATCGCCGACTTCGGGGTGGGCCGCATCCTGAACCAGACCATGGACCCCTGCAACTCCTCCGTCGGCACCATCGCCTACATGAGCCCCGAGCGCATCAACACCGACATCAACGACGGCGCCTACGACGGCTACGCCGGCGACATCTGGAGCTTCGGCCTCAGCATCCTCGAGTTCTACCTCGGCAGGTTCCCCTTCGGCGAGAACCTCGGCCGCCAGGGCGACTGGGCCGCGCTCATGGTCGCCATCTGCTACTCCGACCCGCCCGAGCCGTCCCCCGCCACTGCCTCGCCCGAGTTCCGGGGCTTCATCGCCTGCTGCCTGCAGAAGAACCCCGCCAACCGCCTCTCCGCCGCGCAGCTGCTGCAGCACCCCTTCGTCGCcttgccgcagccgcagccgctcgccgccccgccgtcaTCGTGA